One window of Candidatus Nitrospira kreftii genomic DNA carries:
- a CDS encoding hypothetical protein (conserved protein of unknown function) — MKVAQIWRYPVKSMAGEQIDHARIGPLGIEGDRVVHMEDEDGHVITSRTYHRLLGHHATLNESGEPVVDGLLWSDPKVRTDVEDIVGPGAKLVRDESSDRFDVLPLLVATDGAIAAFGRDGRRLRPNLVIGGVEGLAERSWPGQCLHIGEVIIGIQDLRGRCIMTTFDPDTLKQDRQVLTDIVRRFGGTLALNCFVIRGGAIRVGDSVELTRHHECETVHA; from the coding sequence ATGAAAGTGGCACAGATCTGGCGCTATCCGGTGAAGTCGATGGCCGGTGAACAGATTGATCATGCCCGCATCGGACCACTCGGCATTGAGGGAGATCGCGTCGTGCATATGGAGGATGAGGATGGTCATGTAATCACGTCCAGGACGTACCATCGGCTGCTCGGTCACCATGCCACGCTCAATGAATCCGGCGAGCCTGTGGTTGATGGCCTGCTATGGAGCGATCCCAAGGTCCGCACAGATGTTGAGGACATCGTAGGGCCTGGCGCCAAGCTCGTACGAGATGAATCCAGCGATCGCTTCGATGTGTTGCCGTTGCTGGTGGCGACAGATGGAGCGATTGCGGCATTCGGGCGTGACGGCCGGCGGCTCAGACCGAATCTGGTAATCGGCGGGGTCGAAGGTCTGGCAGAGCGCTCATGGCCCGGGCAGTGCCTGCATATCGGAGAGGTCATCATCGGGATCCAGGATCTCAGAGGGCGCTGCATCATGACGACCTTTGACCCCGATACCCTGAAACAAGACCGTCAGGTGCTCACAGACATTGTGCGGAGATTTGGAGGCACGCTTGCCTTGAATTGTTTTGTGATCCGGGGCGGAGCGATTCGAGTCGGCGACAGCGTAGAGCTGACCCGGCACCATGAATGCGAAACCGTTCACGCATAG
- a CDS encoding Isochorismatase yields MSHETKTVHYIGGPRADAPIPRPGMKLRKGQVAVVVTDPQNDFLSPKGVAWGVVGQSVTENRTVENIESLFKAAKKADVPVFISPHYYYHHDLQWKFEGALEALMHNIRMFDRKGVLTTEGFGESGADWLEQYKPYINDGKTIVTSPHKVYGPQTNDLVLQLRKAGVTQVILAGMSANLCVESHMRDLIEQGFNVVVVPNATAAAKLPGYDGFEAAFVNYRMIASDVWSTSESVTLIAGI; encoded by the coding sequence ATGAGTCACGAAACAAAGACCGTTCACTACATCGGAGGGCCCCGTGCCGATGCCCCCATTCCGCGTCCTGGAATGAAGCTCAGGAAGGGGCAGGTCGCAGTGGTGGTCACCGATCCTCAGAATGATTTCCTCAGCCCAAAAGGGGTGGCATGGGGAGTTGTTGGCCAAAGTGTGACCGAAAACAGGACTGTCGAAAACATCGAGAGCCTCTTCAAGGCAGCCAAGAAGGCTGATGTGCCAGTCTTTATCAGTCCGCACTACTATTACCACCACGACCTACAGTGGAAGTTCGAAGGCGCGCTGGAAGCACTCATGCACAACATCAGGATGTTCGACCGCAAAGGGGTTCTGACGACCGAAGGCTTCGGGGAATCAGGAGCCGATTGGCTTGAGCAGTACAAGCCGTACATTAACGACGGCAAGACGATCGTGACCAGTCCACACAAGGTGTATGGCCCGCAGACGAATGATCTCGTCCTGCAACTGCGTAAGGCCGGTGTGACGCAGGTGATTCTCGCCGGCATGTCGGCGAACCTCTGCGTGGAATCCCATATGCGTGATCTGATTGAGCAGGGATTCAACGTGGTGGTCGTGCCCAATGCCACAGCCGCTGCAAAACTCCCTGGGTACGACGGGTTCGAAGCGGCCTTCGTGAATTACCGGATGATCGCCAGCGATGTGTGGAGCACGAGCGAATCCGTGACTCTGATCGCCGGGATATGA
- a CDS encoding hypothetical protein (conserved protein of unknown function), with the protein MDNPSASPLSCPDGKALERIALQMASSLDLHVVLTTITQGLVDDLDAAFARIWLLGPGDLCTCCYKASDCRDRTQCLHLRASAGLYSNLDGEYRRIPLGSLKIGKIAQGSGPMQTNDVLGDDRLPNKQWMKDNGLQSFAGYPLVFRGDVLGVIAMFGRRPLAEDEYERLATFAHQAATAIKNAQLFAEVEQLTNRLQAENVYLREEIKLDHHFDEIIGESQAMKAVLKKVEQVAPTDSTVLLLGETGTGKELIARSVHDLSPRSTRPLVRVNCGAIPANLVESELFGHEKGSFTGALAKRIGRFELADGGTIFLDEIGELPLDAQVKLLRILQEREFERIGSGRSTKVNIRVIAATNRDLHAAVKAGSFRSDLLYRLNVFPIDLPPLRNRSSDIPLFVRAFAGRFSKKFGKQLDQIPQQTMDQLMHYAWPGNIRELENVIERAAILSPGPVLQIDGVLFQSDRAAASDTSRTLEEVERDHITRILQEVDWVVEGKQGASTRLGLHPNTLRSRMQKLGIKKPLPTV; encoded by the coding sequence TTGGATAATCCTTCTGCATCACCCCTATCCTGCCCCGATGGCAAAGCGCTCGAACGCATCGCGCTGCAGATGGCGTCGAGCTTGGATCTCCATGTCGTCCTCACGACGATCACCCAAGGGCTCGTGGATGACCTGGATGCCGCCTTTGCCCGCATCTGGCTCCTCGGTCCGGGCGATCTCTGTACCTGCTGCTACAAAGCCTCTGACTGCAGAGACCGCACCCAGTGCTTACATCTGAGGGCGAGTGCGGGACTCTATTCGAACCTTGATGGGGAATACCGCCGCATTCCGCTGGGTTCTCTGAAGATCGGGAAGATTGCCCAAGGGTCCGGGCCGATGCAGACCAACGACGTGCTCGGCGACGATCGACTCCCGAACAAGCAATGGATGAAAGACAACGGGCTCCAGTCCTTTGCCGGCTATCCACTCGTCTTTCGTGGGGATGTGCTTGGCGTCATCGCGATGTTTGGACGACGCCCGTTGGCTGAGGATGAATATGAACGGCTGGCCACCTTCGCCCATCAAGCCGCCACCGCGATCAAGAACGCTCAGCTCTTCGCGGAGGTTGAGCAACTGACGAACCGACTCCAGGCCGAAAATGTGTATCTCCGGGAAGAGATCAAACTAGATCATCATTTTGATGAAATCATCGGTGAGAGCCAGGCGATGAAGGCCGTATTGAAGAAAGTCGAACAAGTGGCTCCGACTGATTCAACGGTTCTGCTCTTAGGCGAAACCGGCACCGGCAAGGAGCTCATCGCTCGGTCCGTGCACGACCTCAGCCCCCGCAGTACGAGACCGCTCGTTCGTGTCAATTGCGGAGCCATCCCCGCCAATCTGGTAGAGAGCGAGTTATTCGGTCATGAAAAAGGCTCCTTCACGGGAGCGCTCGCCAAACGAATCGGCCGCTTTGAGCTGGCGGATGGGGGAACGATCTTCCTGGACGAGATTGGTGAATTGCCGTTGGACGCCCAGGTGAAGCTCTTGCGCATCCTTCAAGAACGAGAATTCGAACGGATCGGCAGCGGTCGTTCCACAAAAGTGAACATTCGAGTGATCGCTGCAACGAATCGAGACCTCCATGCGGCTGTGAAGGCTGGCTCCTTCCGCTCCGATCTCCTCTACCGGCTCAATGTCTTTCCAATCGATCTGCCACCCTTGCGAAACCGCTCGTCGGACATTCCGCTCTTCGTGCGCGCATTTGCCGGCAGATTTTCTAAGAAGTTCGGGAAACAGCTCGACCAGATCCCACAACAGACCATGGATCAACTCATGCACTATGCCTGGCCCGGCAATATCCGAGAACTGGAGAATGTCATCGAACGGGCGGCCATTCTCTCACCAGGACCCGTCCTCCAGATTGATGGAGTACTATTCCAATCGGATCGTGCTGCAGCCTCTGACACGTCACGCACGCTGGAAGAAGTGGAACGGGACCATATCACCCGTATCCTCCAAGAAGTCGATTGGGTCGTTGAAGGGAAGCAGGGTGCCTCGACGAGACTTGGTCTCCATCCCAACACGCTCCGATCCCGGATGCAAAAGCTTGGCATCAAGAAACCTCTCCCCACCGTATAG